The window AACAGCAACACACCGCGCGGGCGCAATAGTGGGTTTGCTTCACCTTGCCGGCGCATCGCCCGCAAGCAGAAAGCCTTTAGTGCATCCAGTCCGCCGACGTCTGCGAAGGTCTCGGTGCCGCGGTGCAGCGAGATCAGGCCGCTCTTCTTCAACATCTGGGATTTTTGTTCCCAGAGCACGTCCGCGCGTAGCTTCCCGTGCCGCACGAGCGACAAGCTGAAGGCCCCTTCAGCTTCGTACCGTGTCAACCCTGCTGCGGCGTCGATCACGCGATCGAACTCTGCCGGGGCGGGCAACTCATCGTGCTCGGTGGCAATGCCGCGGGCAATCTCTGCCAGCTGCTCGCGTCCGGGCAGATCGTGCTCGATCACCACGAAATGCTTTTCCAATTCCGCCGGTACTTGGACGATCGGCGATAAGATAACGACAAAGCTGCGGTTCTGTTTGCCATGGGCAATCTGCTTGGCAAGCGCCTGCACGATTTCGCCACTCTGCAGGAACCGATGAAAATTCACGAGCACGAACAGCGCGGGCTGATCTGAAGCCGCGAATGCGGAGAGAGCGCGAATGGCAGCCAGGGGATCATTGGTACCGGTATCCGCACCGGGGTTTTGGCCCTGCAGTTTGAGCCCTTCTTCAATATCCCAAGTGGCCAGCCGCCATTCTTCGCTACGGCAGAGCATGGCGACCTCTGCTAACGCATCTTCATGTTCGTGAGATTCAATCCACAGGCCGGTGAAACAGGCCCGAACCAATTCTGACAATCGCTCGGTGAGCGACATAGGCATTCTCCTGGAAAACGAAAAATGGCCGGTGCGCACTCCCTGGGGGATGCGCATCGGCCGTGGAATCTGAAACACGTCGGGACTTGCCGTTAGCGGGCGAGATGGCGCTCCAAGCGGGCGATGCGAGCGGACAGCCGATCCACCGTGTTGAAGGTCCGCTTGAGCCTGGTCATCCAGCGCCGCAGCGCCACTCGATCGGCTTCAAGCTGCTGTTGTTGGCGCACTTAGCGATGAATTTGCCGTGCAGTGGGCGAGCGATTGGGGTACAGGGCACAAGACTCGCCGACGCACCTAACTCATGCCTGGCCCTCCTTAATCGTCTGGTCACGAGCCTGATGTTGATGGAACTCCGCCGTGAGCTTTTCGCGCGCTTGAGCCCCTAAGGCTTGCTCGATAAAACGACTTGCCTGACGACATTCGCCGCCGACAAATCCCTTGGTTTCAATTTTCGTTTCGCCCTTGGGCGATACAATGACTTCGATGATTTTCGTCATGCGGCACCCCCAGCCACCTGGATGGTGAGTTTGATCGAACCGTCGGCGAGCGTTTGCTCGCTAACCATGTGACCCTTCTTGCGGGCCTCGATTTTTGCTAGTTCACACGCATATGCTTGCAGAAACCGATCCAGTTCCTGCTGTTTTCCCCAGCGTTCATTAAAGTTGTCAAACTTCAGCTGGCCACTGGTGAGATCGCAAACAACTGGATACTGCCATCCGGGGAGCTGGACGGTCAGGCCCTCCGCGGTGCTGGTGAAGAGCTTGGCAACCTTATGGATGGGCGGTGCTAGACCCAGCCGGCGGCAGGCAGCCGTGACGGCCGCGGCATCGCGCACCTGCGTTTGAATCTGTACGATGTGAGACAAGTTGAACCTCCTTTGACTTGAGGATTGCGGAACCAGATCGCTACCGGTCAGTGAGCATCGTTGACTCGAGCGCCAGGAGATGAACTGAGACGCGGGACGGCTGGAGAAATTTGCGTCGTCGAAATCTCCGAGATCAGGAGACTGTTGACTGCGGCTTCGTCCGGGCCACCCCGGTTGAGCGAATACAAGAGCAGCCCGATGATGAGGAAAGGCAGCAGGGCGGAGATGAGCAGCGCGACACCGCCAATCGCTTCCGCAATGATTGGATCCCGATGTCGCTGGGCAGCAATCGACTTTCGCTCGGCCTCCAGTTGCGCACGAGCTTCGTCGATCCGCTGGTAACTCTCGGCGATCTCGGATTGCAACTCTCGCCGAGACTGGGTGAACTGCTCACGGGCTTCGGCTTCTGCCTGGACCAACTCGCGCGTTGTCTCGGCAATTTGCCGGCTGTTTTCGGCGACAGCCTCGCTCTGGCGACTTTGTTGCTCAAGACTCGACTGGGCGAGTTCCGTCAGGCGTTGATCGGCGGGCCGGCAGCCGCAAGTCACTAACCCGGCCACCAGCCTCAGCAAGACTATGGCAATCTGATGAGCTTTCATGATCGTTCCTCCATTTGAAAAGGGTTCGGACGAGTAAGGTCTGCATTGCCCGCCGCAGGCGAATTTCACGTACCAGCGCCACGGTGAGTAGCAATGCCAGGAACGCGGCGGCTCCGAGCACCTGGGCACAGGGCATCGATAGCTCCTTTCAGAAAATTTGGAAAAATGTACTTTTGGTCTTGTACTCCGGTCAAAAGTGGTGCAGGTTCAAGTTTGGCGCTCAGGAGATTGGCAGTAATCGCAGCGCTCCGAATTGTTTTGGCAAGTGAAGAAGCTTGCCAAGGGTCGCGGCAAACAGGGAGGTGAACATGGTCAGCCGACTAGATGGCGGTTACTTCGGTCGAGTAACAGTACAAGAATCAACCGCCGATGCTGTGGGGCTAACGCGGCTTGCTCCGGCGACTCCGGTCCAGCGAATTTGTTGGCAAGTGCCTGCAAGGCTGGCGCGCAGTGGGTTGCCAATGAATTCACTCGAATTCCTCGGAGTCCGCGATCACTTCGGTAACTTGCGGATCATGCCCAAGGATGCCGGCGAGTTGATCAACTATTCGATACCCATCGGTGTCGAGATTCTCCGAGAAGCGAAATCACTGAGAGGCGACGAGATTTTTAGCCTGCGGGCGCATGTTCTGGCTTACCGCTGGCTGCGCGCGCGTGGAGCTAAACTGCGGCGCAGCTTTTCATCACCGGCTGATCTGCGGCTCCAAAGACCTGACCTGGTTACTGCCGATCATCGAGACGTTCTGCCAACAGACCTCGGCCTAGATAATCGCGGCCGGGGCCGCAAATGGAACATCGTAGAGCTTATGAAACATGGTCGAGAAGCGGCTGCCGAAGCAGGGATTGAACGGCCAAACAATGCTCAGATCATCGCGCACGGACTGGTGGTTGCCGCGCTACGAAATCCACTTGATTCAGCCCCAGAAAGTAGCCGGAGCTTGGTCCGAATGGCGCTCTTCGCGGCACCCGAGGGAAATGCGACGGACGACGTTCGCGAGGAGATCCGGTCGCGGTTTTGTGAGGCAATCGAAGAGCATGCTAACGATACTCGGGAAAAGTTCGACCCCTGGTACTCCGGAGCTCACAGCAACCTGCCCAAATCACTGGCCAATCGAAAAACCGAGAGGTTCGGCAAGTTGTCGATTGACGAGGTGAAGCGCGTCTTGCAAGACCTGGGATGGGAGTCTCACCAAACCATCGCGAATTGCGTGCACGCGACCATGCGCTGGGTCGAAAACAGTCTTGCCGACGCACTGTCTCCAGGTGCCCGGGGTTGGTTCGAAGATGTCTATCTTTGTCAGCCGCAGTACGGAGATCTCTCGCTCGTTATGCTCATGGATAGGGCAGTTTTGCTGAAACCGATCGTACTGCGACTTTGGGAATCGCCAAACGATCCGGCGCTGCTCGGAGCGTTCTGCCGCTTACTGCATTTCTACGAGTCGATGGTCGATACACGCCGTGCGGCAGATCGAGAATCCAAGAAGGCTCAGCTGGGCGACCGGATGACTACTTTCAACGAGAAACCATGTGACCGCAATGAGAAGCCGGTTGCTGCCGCAGACAGATTACGTGCCATCTCCGCTGTTGTCAAATGTGCTCGAAAAATCGCAAAGACCAAAGGAATTAGCTGCGCGAACTGCGGGCGGGAACTTGATTTTCAACCTGCCAATTTAGTGCTGGAAGATGCGAATTTGATCGAATGTTATGGCACGTGCGCTTGCACTTCACGGAAACAGGTGATTGAGATCCCATGGGAAGAGGCGATTGCGGCGGTGGAACCCGCGAGTCATCACGGGGACGCTTTGGCGGCGCATACGAAAGCAAGGACACATCGGCCTCGCTAAACAATCTAGCTTTCTGCGATCCCTGTCGAGTCGCTCGAAATGCTAAACCAGCCTCATTTATATATGACGCGAAATCGACCGATATTTAGCAGGGCCGCAAGTCCCGCAGCTGGATTGCGCGTGAAGTGTACCGGCATTGGCCACTACATCACGCTGCAACTAACGTGGTGGTCGAAAGACGCCATTGACCGTGTAATCAAAACAACGCTCATGCCCAGCAGCGTTCCAGAGTGCATCGAACACTGGCTTTAGCACAGTAGCGAAGTCCAATCCCTGCAACGCCTTGATTTCTACTTTCGGTAAGTCAATCCGGTTGCGATCAAAAGCCATTCCTGGGTTATGGTCGCCGAAGACGCGGACGCCACGAAAACCAAGAAGGCTCATGTAGAACCACAGCGGTGGTTGCGTGCCGAGGTTTGCCAGCGCCTTGATGTAGCTTGGCAGCCTCTGTATCAACTCGAACTCTTGGTACGTCGAAAATGCAGGATGCTTCTTCTCGGTATCTCTGACGTCGTGAAATACGTTGTCATAAGCATTGATGACTTCAATGACGCCGTTGCGAAAAACCTGAACGTATCCAGCAACTGGCGGAACTGCCGGGTTGTCGCACGTCACATATCCATCCAGTTTCGGGACGGAATACACCGCGCGGCTGGCCCTCAGTGGATGAAGGTCGTGAAACTGCGTAGCGATTTCTGAAATTGAGTGATCGACTGCCGACGAGAATGATTCCGTGGGGATGATGTGACATGCAATCGTCGGTGCTTTAGCGAGTGGAACCGGCGTGTGGCCGCTCTCTATAGCGAATATGCGGTCGTACCTGTATTTCGTAATCTCGTCGGCGAGAGATCTGGAACCGACGAAGGCTCTACGAAGCTCCGAGACGTCCATTCGGTACGCGTTCGCATCGCTCCTCGCCCAAAACTGGCCGGGCTGCTTCTGGTAGACAACGCGGTGAGGTGCAATCGTACTCTGGTGGACGCGGATGACGAGAACAATTCGGCCAGTGCTGTGGGGCACGACTGCCATCGAGACGCTGATGCGCGGTTCTAAATGCTGCTGCAGGATATCGGCGAGTTGAAGTTTCAGTCCATCAGGATTCGAATGAGTGAAACCACAAACGTCAGTCGGTACGCCGTCCTTCGCTTCGA is drawn from Anatilimnocola floriformis and contains these coding sequences:
- a CDS encoding AAA family ATPase — encoded protein: MSLTERLSELVRACFTGLWIESHEHEDALAEVAMLCRSEEWRLATWDIEEGLKLQGQNPGADTGTNDPLAAIRALSAFAASDQPALFVLVNFHRFLQSGEIVQALAKQIAHGKQNRSFVVILSPIVQVPAELEKHFVVIEHDLPGREQLAEIARGIATEHDELPAPAEFDRVIDAAAGLTRYEAEGAFSLSLVRHGKLRADVLWEQKSQMLKKSGLISLHRGTETFADVGGLDALKAFCLRAMRRQGEANPLLRPRGVLLLSPPGCGKSAFAKSLGNETGRPTLTLEIGNLLGSLVGESERNMRQALRIVDAMAPCVLFADELEKGLAGVSGNAGDSGVASRIFGQLLTWLNDRTSDVFLVGTCNDISRLPPEFARAERFDAVTFIDLPDKSQRRKIWEMYIARFQLDSAQQIPTDDEWTGAEIRACCRLAALLDLPLNAAAQHVVPIARTAGEAIEKLRNWASGRCLSADRPGIFKCETSPRRKVSREPSQN
- a CDS encoding DUF2997 domain-containing protein encodes the protein MTKIIEVIVSPKGETKIETKGFVGGECRQASRFIEQALGAQAREKLTAEFHQHQARDQTIKEGQA
- a CDS encoding DUF1257 domain-containing protein — translated: MSHIVQIQTQVRDAAAVTAACRRLGLAPPIHKVAKLFTSTAEGLTVQLPGWQYPVVCDLTSGQLKFDNFNERWGKQQELDRFLQAYACELAKIEARKKGHMVSEQTLADGSIKLTIQVAGGAA
- a CDS encoding AlbA family DNA-binding domain-containing protein, translated to MLPSKLDDVTLADLQQLVTDAVPESKVIEYKKAFYVLNHADPDEKRKQHEELLKDVSCFANTIGGDVIIGVEAKDGVPTDVCGFTHSNPDGLKLQLADILQQHLEPRISVSMAVVPHSTGRIVLVIRVHQSTIAPHRVVYQKQPGQFWARSDANAYRMDVSELRRAFVGSRSLADEITKYRYDRIFAIESGHTPVPLAKAPTIACHIIPTESFSSAVDHSISEIATQFHDLHPLRASRAVYSVPKLDGYVTCDNPAVPPVAGYVQVFRNGVIEVINAYDNVFHDVRDTEKKHPAFSTYQEFELIQRLPSYIKALANLGTQPPLWFYMSLLGFRGVRVFGDHNPGMAFDRNRIDLPKVEIKALQGLDFATVLKPVFDALWNAAGHERCFDYTVNGVFRPPR